A part of Variovorax sp. HW608 genomic DNA contains:
- a CDS encoding ABC transporter permease — MFNPSTRQKLLAFGSLIALMVFFSFASPNFMQGDNMVAILQATAVNGVLAIAVTFVIITSGIDLSVGTLMTFCSVMAGVFLTYWGLPLMVGVVAAIFFGALCGLVSGFLIAKLKIPPFIATLGMMMLLKGLALVIANTKPIYFNDTPNFTAIAQDSMVGDLIPALPIPNAVLILLIVAIAASLILNKTILGRYTFALGSNEEAMRLSGVNTDFWKIIVYTLNGAICGIAGLLIASRLNSAQPALGQGYELDAIAAVVIGGTSLSGGTGTILGTLIGAFIMSVLTNGLRIMSVAQEWQTVVTGLIIILAVYTDILRRGKS, encoded by the coding sequence ATCTTCAACCCCTCAACCCGCCAAAAGCTGCTGGCCTTCGGAAGCCTGATCGCACTGATGGTGTTTTTCAGCTTCGCATCGCCCAACTTCATGCAGGGCGACAACATGGTGGCGATCCTGCAGGCGACCGCCGTCAACGGCGTCCTCGCGATCGCAGTGACCTTCGTCATCATCACGTCGGGCATTGATCTGTCCGTGGGCACGTTGATGACTTTCTGCTCGGTGATGGCGGGTGTCTTCCTCACCTACTGGGGCCTTCCGCTGATGGTCGGCGTGGTCGCAGCCATCTTCTTTGGCGCACTGTGCGGCCTGGTGTCCGGCTTCCTGATTGCCAAGCTGAAGATCCCGCCGTTCATCGCCACGCTCGGGATGATGATGCTGCTCAAGGGACTCGCGCTCGTGATCGCCAACACGAAGCCGATCTACTTCAACGACACGCCAAACTTCACGGCCATCGCGCAGGACTCCATGGTCGGCGACCTGATTCCTGCCCTGCCTATCCCGAATGCCGTCCTGATCCTGCTCATCGTCGCAATTGCCGCGAGCCTCATCTTGAACAAGACCATTTTAGGCCGCTACACGTTCGCTCTTGGCAGCAACGAAGAAGCCATGCGGCTGTCCGGTGTCAACACTGACTTCTGGAAGATCATCGTCTACACGCTCAACGGCGCCATCTGCGGCATCGCCGGCCTGCTCATCGCTTCGCGGCTTAACTCTGCCCAGCCGGCGCTTGGACAAGGCTACGAACTCGACGCCATTGCTGCCGTAGTCATCGGCGGGACGTCCCTGTCGGGCGGCACCGGGACCATCCTCGGAACCCTGATCGGCGCTTTCATTATGAGCGTTCTGACCAATGGTCTTCGCATCATGTCCGTCGCCCAGGAGTGGCAAACGGTCGTGACCGGTCTGATCATCATTCTCGCGGTCTACACCGACATCCTGCGCCGCGGAAAGAGCTGA
- a CDS encoding ABC transporter substrate-binding protein — MAALAQDQQPYVALLSKGFQHQFWQAVKQGAEQAGKDYKVRVTFEGPESESMVDKQIDMLNAILGKKPNAIGFAALDSQAALPLLKKAQAAKIPIIAFDSGVAGDIPVTTAATNNVAAAALAADKMAELVGNEGEVTVVGHDQTSRTGIDRVEGFVNRMKANHPKIKIVTVQYGGGDQLKSTEVTKSILQASPNLKGIFGTNEGAAIGVVNGVRESKKKVVVIGYDSGKLQKQAIMDGTMAGAITQNPVGIGYKTVEAAVKTLKGEQVPKIIDTGFFWYDKATINDPKIAAVLYD; from the coding sequence ATGGCAGCTCTCGCGCAGGATCAGCAACCCTATGTGGCTCTGCTCTCGAAGGGCTTCCAGCATCAGTTCTGGCAGGCCGTGAAGCAGGGCGCAGAGCAAGCCGGCAAGGACTACAAGGTCCGCGTCACCTTCGAAGGTCCTGAATCGGAGTCGATGGTCGACAAGCAGATCGACATGTTGAACGCCATCCTCGGCAAGAAGCCCAACGCGATCGGATTCGCGGCGCTGGACAGCCAGGCTGCACTGCCTCTCTTGAAGAAGGCGCAAGCGGCGAAGATCCCAATCATCGCGTTCGACTCGGGCGTCGCAGGTGACATCCCCGTCACGACCGCTGCAACGAACAACGTTGCGGCAGCAGCGCTGGCGGCTGACAAGATGGCGGAACTGGTCGGCAACGAGGGCGAAGTCACTGTGGTCGGCCATGACCAGACCAGCCGAACCGGTATTGATCGCGTCGAGGGATTCGTGAATCGCATGAAGGCGAACCATCCGAAGATCAAGATCGTCACCGTCCAGTACGGCGGCGGCGACCAGCTCAAGTCGACCGAAGTCACGAAGTCGATCCTGCAGGCTTCTCCGAACCTCAAGGGCATCTTCGGCACGAACGAAGGCGCAGCGATCGGGGTTGTGAACGGCGTGCGCGAGAGCAAGAAGAAGGTCGTCGTGATCGGCTACGACTCGGGCAAGCTGCAAAAGCAAGCCATCATGGACGGCACCATGGCCGGCGCGATCACCCAGAATCCGGTGGGCATCGGCTACAAGACCGTCGAGGCGGCCGTCAAGACGCTCAAGGGCGAGCAGGTGCCTAAGATCATCGACACCGGCTTCTTCTGGTACGACAAGGCCACCATCAACGATCCGAAGATCGCCGCGGTCCTCTACGATTGA
- a CDS encoding SDR family NAD(P)-dependent oxidoreductase encodes MNRRLEGKVALVTGAAQGIGRAVAEAFAMEGAIVVAGDVRAGAKADGIENVQLDVASPDDWRRVVEGILATHRRIDVLVNNAGIVACYEPVHGTDLESWQRVLAVNLTGSFLGMQAVLPSMRSVKKGSIINFSSIWGNVGVPGAAAYNAAKGGVRNMTKNAAVTYAPENVRVNSVHPGLIRTPLVEAQSGDMNAGIIANAPMGRMGSPQEVAAGCVFLASDESSFLTGSELVIDGGYLAQ; translated from the coding sequence ATGAATCGTCGTCTTGAAGGGAAGGTCGCACTGGTCACTGGCGCTGCGCAGGGTATCGGCCGCGCCGTAGCGGAGGCGTTCGCCATGGAAGGCGCCATCGTTGTGGCCGGCGACGTTCGAGCAGGTGCGAAGGCCGACGGCATTGAAAATGTGCAGCTCGACGTTGCATCACCGGACGACTGGAGGCGAGTGGTCGAAGGAATTCTTGCAACTCACAGACGCATCGACGTGCTCGTCAACAATGCTGGCATCGTTGCTTGTTACGAACCGGTTCACGGCACCGATCTGGAAAGCTGGCAGCGCGTCCTCGCCGTCAACCTCACGGGCAGCTTTCTCGGAATGCAGGCAGTGCTGCCATCGATGAGGTCGGTCAAGAAGGGCTCCATCATCAACTTCTCGTCGATCTGGGGCAATGTGGGCGTGCCAGGCGCTGCTGCCTATAACGCGGCCAAAGGTGGGGTGCGAAATATGACGAAGAATGCGGCTGTCACCTACGCGCCGGAAAATGTGCGGGTCAATTCGGTACACCCAGGACTGATTCGAACGCCCCTCGTCGAGGCGCAGTCAGGCGACATGAACGCCGGCATCATCGCCAATGCGCCTATGGGCCGCATGGGGTCACCGCAAGAGGTCGCCGCCGGGTGCGTCTTCCTCGCGAGCGATGAGTCGTCGTTTTTGACGGGCAGCGAATTGGTCATCGACGGTGGGTATCTGGCCCAGTAG
- a CDS encoding LysR family transcriptional regulator, whose amino-acid sequence MAIPEHLNGIATFVAAARAGSFTAAGEKLGISKSAVGKAVARLEERLGSRLFHRSTRKLSLTTDGELYFATCSAALADIAGMEDALQSGHQTLAGRLRVDLPAAFGRAVVMPILLEIARKHPGLRLTVSFTDRVIDPIEEGVDLVIRFGPLKDSSGLVARRLSQHKLVICAAPEYLQRKGVPQSIEDLAHHNCIVGQRSGQPLAWVAVGGNDKGQVQRFAPPPTYEIGDGDAMVAAAIAGCGLCQVPEFMVRAALATGELVSVLAEASDVKVDVSAVWPATRGPIPRVRRVIDELASRAARGELD is encoded by the coding sequence ATGGCTATTCCGGAACACCTCAACGGCATCGCCACCTTCGTCGCCGCGGCGCGAGCCGGGAGCTTCACGGCCGCGGGAGAGAAACTGGGTATCAGCAAGTCTGCGGTTGGCAAGGCAGTTGCGCGCCTTGAGGAGCGGCTGGGCAGCCGGCTCTTCCATCGCTCCACGCGCAAGCTCAGCCTCACCACGGATGGCGAGCTCTACTTCGCAACCTGTTCCGCTGCGCTGGCCGACATCGCCGGCATGGAGGACGCGCTGCAGTCTGGACACCAGACCCTTGCCGGTCGCCTTCGCGTCGACTTGCCAGCCGCATTCGGGCGCGCCGTCGTGATGCCTATCCTGCTGGAGATCGCCCGTAAGCATCCCGGGTTGCGGCTCACCGTGAGTTTCACCGATCGGGTGATCGATCCGATCGAAGAAGGCGTGGACCTCGTGATTCGCTTCGGGCCGCTGAAGGATTCCAGCGGGCTAGTCGCGCGGCGCTTGAGCCAACACAAGCTGGTGATCTGTGCAGCGCCCGAGTACCTGCAGCGCAAGGGGGTGCCCCAGTCGATTGAGGACCTCGCCCATCACAACTGCATCGTGGGCCAGCGCAGTGGTCAGCCGTTGGCGTGGGTCGCGGTCGGCGGGAATGACAAAGGCCAAGTCCAACGCTTCGCCCCGCCGCCCACGTACGAGATCGGCGACGGTGACGCCATGGTGGCCGCGGCCATCGCGGGTTGCGGCTTGTGCCAAGTTCCGGAGTTCATGGTGCGAGCCGCGCTCGCCACTGGAGAACTGGTCTCTGTCCTGGCAGAAGCCTCTGACGTAAAGGTTGACGTGAGTGCGGTGTGGCCTGCGACGCGCGGTCCGATTCCGCGAGTTCGGCGAGTCATCGACGAGCTTGCCTCGCGGGCGGCCCGAGGCGAGCTCGACTGA
- a CDS encoding YciI family protein: MIYTFVLLDRPHASELRARVRPEHKAYLGLQAERIAFAGPLVDDEGKDMHGSLLAIDFPSRDAAVAWLHDEPFNKAGLYASAQIHGFLNLWPQKAGFAPQ; this comes from the coding sequence GTGATCTACACCTTCGTGCTGCTTGATCGACCCCATGCGTCGGAGCTTCGTGCGAGGGTTCGCCCGGAACACAAGGCCTATCTTGGGCTGCAGGCGGAGCGCATTGCATTCGCGGGTCCGCTTGTCGACGATGAAGGCAAGGACATGCACGGCAGCTTGCTCGCCATCGATTTTCCTAGCCGTGACGCTGCGGTCGCCTGGCTGCACGACGAGCCTTTCAACAAGGCTGGGTTGTACGCGTCGGCGCAGATCCACGGCTTTCTCAACCTCTGGCCACAAAAAGCAGGATTCGCACCGCAATGA
- a CDS encoding Dabb family protein, giving the protein MNDQTIKHIVMWKVRGDTREERRNAALFLKDRFESLKGRIPGMQRIEVGLDTSGVDYACDVVLYTEFDTQESLDAYATHPEHLRVKGELGDLRTARYQVDYPLSQCVVATAERRQ; this is encoded by the coding sequence ATGAACGACCAAACCATCAAGCACATCGTGATGTGGAAAGTGCGTGGCGACACGCGCGAAGAAAGGCGCAATGCTGCGCTGTTTCTCAAGGATCGGTTCGAAAGCCTGAAGGGGCGGATTCCGGGCATGCAGCGCATCGAGGTTGGCCTCGATACCAGCGGCGTCGACTACGCATGCGACGTTGTGCTCTACACCGAGTTCGATACGCAGGAATCGCTCGATGCCTACGCGACCCATCCCGAGCATCTGCGTGTCAAGGGTGAACTGGGTGACCTGCGAACAGCGCGCTATCAAGTCGACTATCCGCTGTCTCAGTGCGTGGTCGCGACCGCGGAAAGACGTCAATGA
- a CDS encoding maleylacetate reductase: MNTVSERDFIYTAQPSRVVFARGSFGRLASEIKLLGARRALVLCTPQQVAQAEKASALLGPLSAGVYSGAEMHVPIESARQAREHAREVGADCAVAVGGGSTIGLGKAIALESSLPIVAVPTTYAGSEMTPIYGITEVGEKKTGRDLRVLPRTVIYDPELSIGLPLGMSVVSGINAIAHAAEGLYARDGNPVMSLVAEEGIRAMAAGLRKIARNPSDFAARSDCLYGAWLCGSVLGHVGMALHHKLCHTLGGSFNLPHAETHTIVLAHALAYNSAAAPEAMERTARALGTSDAADGIFNLASDLGAPIALRDIGMEEADLGRACDIALSNPYWNPRPLERAALMDLLGDAWTGKRPSARVIAA, translated from the coding sequence ATGAACACCGTCAGCGAACGAGACTTCATCTACACCGCGCAGCCTTCACGCGTGGTGTTTGCCCGAGGCAGTTTTGGGCGCCTCGCCAGCGAAATCAAGCTTCTCGGCGCTCGCCGTGCCTTGGTCCTTTGCACCCCCCAACAAGTTGCCCAGGCCGAGAAGGCTTCCGCATTGCTGGGTCCGCTTAGCGCCGGCGTCTACTCGGGTGCTGAGATGCATGTGCCGATCGAATCGGCCCGCCAAGCGCGTGAGCATGCACGGGAGGTCGGGGCGGACTGCGCTGTCGCTGTCGGCGGAGGGTCAACCATCGGGCTTGGGAAGGCTATCGCACTTGAATCGTCGCTGCCCATCGTCGCGGTACCCACCACCTATGCCGGCTCGGAGATGACGCCAATCTATGGCATCACCGAAGTAGGCGAGAAGAAGACCGGACGCGATCTGAGAGTGTTGCCGCGCACTGTGATATACGACCCGGAGCTGTCGATCGGCCTGCCGCTAGGCATGTCAGTCGTCAGCGGCATCAACGCGATTGCCCATGCAGCCGAAGGGCTGTACGCCCGGGACGGGAATCCAGTCATGTCGCTGGTGGCGGAAGAAGGGATTCGTGCCATGGCTGCCGGGCTGCGCAAGATCGCGAGAAACCCCAGCGACTTCGCGGCGCGTAGCGACTGCCTATATGGCGCCTGGCTTTGCGGATCCGTGCTAGGACACGTCGGAATGGCCTTGCATCACAAGCTGTGCCACACGCTGGGCGGAAGCTTCAACCTGCCGCATGCAGAGACGCACACGATCGTTTTGGCTCACGCACTTGCCTACAACAGCGCCGCGGCGCCTGAGGCGATGGAGCGCACTGCACGAGCCCTCGGCACATCGGACGCCGCTGATGGCATCTTCAACCTTGCGTCCGACCTGGGAGCGCCCATCGCACTACGCGACATTGGCATGGAAGAAGCAGACCTTGGACGTGCTTGCGACATCGCTCTCTCCAATCCCTACTGGAACCCTAGACCCCTCGAGCGCGCGGCATTGATGGACCTGCTCGGTGATGCATGGACAGGAAAACGTCCAAGCGCACGAGTGATCGCTGCATAG
- a CDS encoding sugar phosphate isomerase/epimerase family protein yields the protein MSKQNIELLASYFTLAGDVYPFGPTEISPYSLQERAEVSAKAGWKGLGFSHADLMVTAQKIGLKTAKQILDDNGIKHREIEFLVDWYLDGEKRKASDVQRVEMLETAQTIGARKIKIAPGLHDYTPANIPVMRDAFAGLCEDARKYDVTIVMEVMPFSNVATIDTALAIIAGANQPNGGILVDNWHIQRGGMPYSEIAKIPPQFLKAVELDDALEEVQGTLWEDTIYHRLLCGEGCFNPPEFIKEVQQVGYDDYYGVEILSQVYRKLPLEEIARRAFETTMAQFNRD from the coding sequence ATGAGCAAACAAAACATCGAACTTCTGGCGTCCTACTTCACGCTCGCCGGCGACGTCTATCCGTTCGGCCCGACAGAGATCAGCCCGTACTCGCTGCAGGAGCGCGCCGAGGTCTCGGCCAAGGCCGGCTGGAAGGGGCTGGGCTTCTCGCACGCTGACCTCATGGTGACGGCGCAGAAGATCGGCCTGAAGACCGCGAAGCAGATCCTTGATGACAACGGGATCAAGCACCGCGAGATCGAGTTCCTGGTCGACTGGTACTTGGATGGCGAGAAGCGCAAGGCCTCCGACGTTCAACGCGTGGAGATGCTGGAGACTGCTCAGACGATCGGCGCTCGCAAGATCAAGATCGCTCCCGGCCTGCACGACTACACCCCGGCCAACATTCCGGTGATGCGCGATGCCTTCGCCGGGCTGTGCGAAGACGCCCGCAAGTACGACGTGACGATCGTGATGGAGGTCATGCCTTTCAGCAACGTGGCCACCATCGATACCGCGCTCGCGATCATTGCTGGCGCAAATCAGCCCAACGGCGGCATCCTGGTCGACAATTGGCATATCCAGCGCGGTGGCATGCCCTACAGCGAAATCGCCAAGATCCCGCCGCAATTCCTCAAGGCCGTCGAGCTCGATGACGCGCTCGAGGAAGTGCAGGGGACGCTCTGGGAAGACACCATCTATCACCGACTCCTTTGCGGTGAAGGCTGCTTCAACCCGCCTGAGTTCATTAAGGAAGTCCAGCAGGTGGGCTACGACGACTACTACGGCGTCGAGATCCTTTCGCAGGTCTATCGCAAGCTCCCCCTCGAGGAAATCGCTCGCCGCGCTTTCGAGACCACGATGGCGCAGTTCAACCGCGACTGA
- a CDS encoding SDR family NAD(P)-dependent oxidoreductase, with protein MDSGLKGKVVLITGAAKGIGRSTALAFAREGSDLGLIDIDEENLSTLASEASELGVRAEYAVADLSTDEGMSRGVEKILQAYRGRVDALVNNVGAGKIRTFDQLSDAEWDMTLQLNFMSYVRACRKVLPIMRAQGRGVIINNASDLARQPEPVPIDYSASKAAVLALTKGLARSEATNGIRINAVAPGPIWTPFWTEKGGFAVIVRRRPFLFNLARPDSM; from the coding sequence ATGGACAGTGGGTTGAAAGGGAAGGTTGTGCTCATCACGGGCGCTGCCAAGGGAATCGGCCGTTCGACTGCACTCGCATTCGCTCGCGAAGGTTCGGATCTGGGATTGATCGACATTGACGAGGAGAATCTATCGACTCTTGCGTCAGAGGCGAGCGAACTGGGCGTTCGTGCCGAATATGCCGTTGCGGACCTATCGACAGACGAAGGTATGTCGAGGGGCGTCGAGAAGATCCTGCAGGCCTACCGTGGCCGCGTGGATGCCCTGGTCAACAACGTCGGCGCCGGCAAGATCCGCACTTTCGATCAGCTGAGCGACGCCGAATGGGACATGACGTTGCAGCTCAACTTCATGAGCTACGTTCGAGCATGCCGCAAGGTGTTGCCCATCATGCGCGCCCAAGGCCGTGGCGTCATCATCAACAATGCTTCGGACCTCGCCCGCCAGCCTGAGCCGGTGCCGATCGACTACTCGGCTTCCAAGGCTGCCGTACTTGCGCTGACCAAGGGATTGGCGCGCTCGGAAGCGACGAACGGCATCCGCATCAACGCCGTAGCGCCAGGTCCGATCTGGACCCCCTTCTGGACCGAGAAGGGAGGATTCGCCGTAATAGTCCGACGTAGGCCGTTCTTGTTTAACTTGGCGAGGCCAGACAGCATGTGA
- the tnpA gene encoding IS66-like element accessory protein TnpA, producing MYIMKSEAEPRRRHHDRAFKAKLVEQSMQPGASASAVAREHGINANLLFTWRREHARAGTVARSAESAVLLPVRLAGPAEEMLAEQGAQESSGLAPATNRSSRPGVIELELAGAHLRLRGTVDEASLCSVLRALRQSA from the coding sequence ATGTACATCATGAAGAGTGAGGCGGAGCCGAGACGGCGGCATCACGATCGAGCGTTCAAGGCCAAGCTCGTCGAGCAGAGCATGCAACCCGGGGCGTCGGCATCGGCCGTTGCGCGGGAGCATGGCATCAATGCCAACTTGTTGTTCACCTGGCGGCGCGAGCACGCGCGCGCAGGGACCGTGGCCAGGTCTGCGGAATCCGCGGTGTTGTTGCCTGTGCGGCTTGCTGGCCCCGCTGAGGAGATGCTCGCAGAGCAAGGCGCGCAGGAGTCGTCCGGGTTGGCGCCGGCGACGAATCGCTCGTCGCGTCCAGGCGTCATCGAACTGGAGCTCGCCGGAGCCCACCTTCGCCTGCGCGGTACTGTCGACGAAGCCAGTCTGTGCAGCGTCTTGCGCGCGCTGCGCCAATCGGCATGA
- the tnpB gene encoding IS66 family insertion sequence element accessory protein TnpB (TnpB, as the term is used for proteins encoded by IS66 family insertion elements, is considered an accessory protein, since TnpC, encoded by a neighboring gene, is a DDE family transposase.): MIGPRAGTRIWLAAGVTDMRCGMDSLAVKVQTVLTEDPYGGHVFVFRGRRGDLVKLLWSDGDGMYLLARRLERGRFVWPQAESGSIALSAAQLSMLLEGIDWRRPERTWRPRAAA, from the coding sequence ATGATCGGCCCACGCGCGGGCACCCGGATCTGGCTGGCCGCGGGGGTCACCGACATGCGCTGCGGCATGGACTCGCTCGCCGTCAAAGTGCAGACCGTGCTCACTGAAGATCCTTACGGTGGTCACGTCTTCGTCTTCCGCGGCCGCCGCGGGGATCTGGTCAAGCTGCTGTGGAGCGATGGAGACGGCATGTACCTGCTGGCCCGGCGGCTGGAGCGCGGCCGCTTCGTCTGGCCGCAGGCCGAATCCGGTTCGATCGCGCTGAGCGCGGCACAGCTGTCGATGCTGCTGGAGGGCATCGATTGGCGCCGCCCCGAACGGACCTGGCGGCCACGCGCCGCGGCATAG
- a CDS encoding SDR family oxidoreductase, protein MAEFHKMPPKEAVEHELSLRQLPLKRLGTPEEVANVIVFLSSDLASYVTSSVWGVDGGSIRSLI, encoded by the coding sequence ATGGCAGAGTTCCACAAGATGCCTCCCAAAGAGGCCGTAGAACATGAGCTGTCGCTGCGGCAACTCCCGCTCAAGCGCTTGGGCACACCAGAAGAGGTTGCCAACGTTATCGTGTTCCTGTCATCCGATCTCGCGTCGTACGTGACCTCGTCGGTTTGGGGTGTTGATGGCGGCAGCATCCGCAGCCTCATCTGA
- a CDS encoding IS701 family transposase → MEDLQEFERYMAHLSEGLGHSDRHAGLRGYTTGLMSPLQRKSVEPMAAHMDPLNVRSRHQSLHHFVADANWSDERMLLGICQWVVPLMDFSDGGWWIIDDTGFPKQGRHSVGVARQYCGMLGKQDNCQVAVSVSLACAAASIPVAWQLYLPQEWADDEARREKARVPEALAFATKPQIALQQIEHLMAQGAPRHCVLADAGYGVDTAFRERLDELGLRYVVGVTGSVTVWPPGHEPLPPKPYSGRGRVPRRLRRGDATAPEHRPRTVKDVAFDIEPDDWQEVTWREGTNAALCSHFARVRVRAAHRDEKRSELREPQWLLMEWPEGHEEPLKYWLSTLPEDTSLERMVYEAKMRWRIERDYQDLKQDLGLGQYEGRGWRGFHHHASLSIAAYGFLLAQRLQHPDEIGGKKNPGRQAPTLPTHYKPRGSPEGAAPRPILHHQFAIAYRRTAGS, encoded by the coding sequence ATGGAAGACTTGCAGGAATTCGAGCGCTACATGGCCCATCTGAGTGAGGGGCTGGGTCATTCGGACCGCCATGCGGGCTTGCGGGGTTACACCACAGGGCTGATGTCGCCGCTGCAGCGCAAGAGCGTGGAGCCGATGGCGGCACATATGGACCCGCTGAACGTTCGTTCGCGCCACCAGTCGCTGCACCACTTCGTGGCCGACGCGAATTGGTCGGACGAGCGCATGCTGCTGGGGATATGCCAGTGGGTCGTGCCGTTGATGGATTTCAGCGACGGCGGCTGGTGGATCATCGATGACACCGGCTTTCCCAAGCAGGGGCGGCACTCGGTGGGCGTCGCGCGCCAATACTGCGGGATGCTGGGCAAGCAGGACAACTGCCAGGTGGCGGTGAGCGTGTCGCTGGCCTGCGCGGCGGCCAGCATTCCGGTGGCGTGGCAGCTGTACCTTCCCCAAGAGTGGGCTGACGACGAGGCCCGACGCGAGAAGGCCCGCGTGCCTGAAGCGCTCGCGTTCGCCACCAAGCCTCAAATCGCGCTGCAGCAGATCGAACACCTGATGGCCCAGGGGGCGCCGAGGCACTGCGTGTTGGCCGACGCGGGCTATGGCGTAGACACGGCGTTTCGCGAACGCCTGGACGAGCTTGGATTGCGCTACGTCGTGGGGGTGACGGGCAGCGTCACGGTATGGCCGCCTGGGCACGAACCCCTGCCGCCCAAGCCTTACAGCGGCAGGGGCCGAGTGCCACGACGGCTGCGCCGCGGCGACGCCACCGCCCCCGAGCACCGGCCCCGCACGGTCAAGGACGTGGCCTTCGACATCGAGCCCGATGACTGGCAAGAAGTCACCTGGCGCGAGGGCACGAACGCCGCACTGTGCTCGCACTTCGCGCGCGTGCGGGTCCGTGCAGCGCACCGCGACGAGAAGCGCAGCGAACTGCGCGAGCCGCAATGGCTGCTGATGGAGTGGCCCGAGGGCCACGAAGAGCCACTGAAGTACTGGTTGTCCACGCTGCCCGAAGACACGTCGCTGGAGCGCATGGTCTACGAGGCCAAGATGCGCTGGCGCATTGAGCGTGACTACCAGGATCTCAAGCAGGACCTGGGCCTCGGGCAGTACGAAGGGCGGGGTTGGCGTGGGTTTCATCATCACGCCAGTCTCAGCATCGCCGCCTACGGCTTCCTGCTGGCGCAGCGACTGCAGCACCCCGACGAGATCGGGGGTAAAAAAAACCCTGGCCGCCAAGCGCCTACCCTACCCACGCATTACAAACCTCGGGGAAGCCCAGAGGGCGCAGCGCCACGTCCCATCCTCCATCACCAGTTTGCGATTGCGTATCGGCGCACTGCTGGCTCGTAA
- a CDS encoding IS110 family transposase, whose protein sequence is MNAPDTALRGQDMPITGWLYMAFELGDKSWKLSLGDGVRAPSRCSVAAGDTAFVLTAITKAKARCGLTGQVPVRSCYEAGRDGFWLHRWLTEQGIANLVVDSASIEVNRRARRAKTDRLDSDKLLSMLMRYHAGERRVWAVARIPSPEQEDERRVHRELGRLRQERTAHSNRIRSLLVLHDLRVERIGGRTWVGWWTQHAARLLPGLRAEIEREFERLSLVARQIRALETMQQHQVRSGAQPAIALLTRLAGIGTGSAWTLVKELFGWRRFHNRRELAGCLGLAPTPYASGASNVEQGISKAGNKRSRWLMVELAWSWLRFQPASQLSQWFNQRFAVAGKRMRRIGIVALARRLAIALWRYLEYGEIPLEARLKPLDSEAVAA, encoded by the coding sequence ATGAACGCACCTGACACAGCCCTTCGGGGCCAGGATATGCCGATCACCGGCTGGCTGTACATGGCCTTTGAATTGGGCGACAAGAGCTGGAAGCTATCCCTGGGTGACGGGGTGCGCGCGCCGAGCCGATGCTCGGTCGCAGCAGGGGATACGGCGTTTGTGCTGACCGCGATCACCAAGGCCAAGGCACGCTGCGGCCTGACTGGGCAAGTGCCGGTGCGCAGTTGCTACGAGGCAGGCCGTGACGGCTTCTGGCTGCACCGCTGGCTGACTGAACAAGGGATCGCCAACCTCGTAGTGGACTCGGCCAGTATCGAAGTCAATCGGCGGGCGCGCCGTGCCAAGACGGATCGGCTCGACAGCGACAAGCTGCTGTCGATGCTGATGCGCTACCACGCTGGTGAACGGCGCGTGTGGGCCGTTGCGCGGATTCCCAGCCCGGAGCAGGAAGATGAGCGGCGCGTGCACCGGGAACTTGGGCGCCTGCGGCAGGAACGTACGGCGCACAGCAACCGGATTCGTTCGCTGCTGGTGCTGCACGACCTACGGGTCGAGCGCATCGGTGGGCGCACATGGGTGGGCTGGTGGACTCAGCACGCCGCGCGACTGTTGCCAGGTTTGCGCGCCGAGATTGAGCGCGAGTTCGAACGCCTGTCGCTGGTTGCCAGGCAGATCAGGGCGCTGGAGACAATGCAGCAGCATCAGGTCCGCAGCGGTGCACAACCCGCGATCGCACTGCTCACCCGGCTGGCAGGTATCGGCACGGGAAGTGCATGGACCCTGGTCAAGGAACTGTTTGGCTGGCGGCGGTTTCACAACCGGCGTGAACTTGCCGGCTGCCTGGGCCTGGCGCCGACGCCCTACGCAAGCGGCGCCAGCAACGTCGAGCAGGGCATCAGCAAGGCCGGCAACAAGCGCAGCCGGTGGCTGATGGTCGAACTCGCGTGGAGCTGGCTGCGCTTCCAGCCGGCCAGCCAGTTGAGCCAATGGTTCAATCAGCGCTTTGCTGTCGCCGGCAAGCGCATGCGACGGATCGGCATTGTCGCGCTTGCGCGGCGGCTGGCGATTGCGCTATGGCGCTATCTCGAATATGGTGAGATTCCACTCGAGGCAAGGCTCAAGCCACTGGACAGCGAAGCGGTGGCGGCCTGA